A genomic window from Chanodichthys erythropterus isolate Z2021 chromosome 1, ASM2448905v1, whole genome shotgun sequence includes:
- the ube2d2l gene encoding ubiquitin-conjugating enzyme E2D 2 (UBC4/5 homolog, yeast), like isoform X2 yields MALKRIHKELTDLGRDPPAQCSAGPVGDDLFHWQATIMGPNDSPYQGGVFFLTIHFPTDYPFKPPKVAFTTRIYHPNINSNGSICLDILRSQWSPALTISKVLLSICSLLCDPNPDDPLVPEIARIYKTDNEKYNRIAREWTQKYAM; encoded by the exons ATGGCATTAAAACGAATTCACAag GAGCTGACTGATCTGGGCCGGGACCCCCCAGCGCAGTGCTCAGCAGGGCCAGTTGGAGATGACT TGTTTCATTGGCAAGCAACAATTATGGGACCT AATGACAGTCCATATCAAGGGGGTGTGTTTTTCTTGACCATTCATTTTCCTACAGACTACCCTTTCAAACCACCTAAG GTTGCATTCACCACAAGAATTTATCACCCAAATATTAACAGTAATGGCAGCATCTGTTTGGATATTCTAAGGTCTCAGTGGTCTCCTGCGTTAACTATCTCTAAAG TTCTATTGTCCATCTGCTCACTGTTATGTGATCCAAACCCAGATGATCCATTAGTGCCAGAGATAGCACGTATCTATAAAACAGACAATGAAAA GTACAACAGAATAGCTCGGGAATGGACTCAAAAGTACGCCATGTGA
- the ube2d2l gene encoding ubiquitin-conjugating enzyme E2D 2 (UBC4/5 homolog, yeast), like isoform X1, which translates to MALKRIHKELTDLGRDPPAQCSAGPVGDDLFHWQATIMGPNDSPYQGGVFFLTIHFPTDYPFKPPKVAFTTRIYHPNINSNGSICLDILRSQWSPALTISKVLLSICSLLCDPNPDDPLVPEIARIYKTDNEKYNKLAREWTEKYAML; encoded by the exons ATGGCATTAAAACGAATTCACAag GAGCTGACTGATCTGGGCCGGGACCCCCCAGCGCAGTGCTCAGCAGGGCCAGTTGGAGATGACT TGTTTCATTGGCAAGCAACAATTATGGGACCT AATGACAGTCCATATCAAGGGGGTGTGTTTTTCTTGACCATTCATTTTCCTACAGACTACCCTTTCAAACCACCTAAG GTTGCATTCACCACAAGAATTTATCACCCAAATATTAACAGTAATGGCAGCATCTGTTTGGATATTCTAAGGTCTCAGTGGTCTCCTGCGTTAACTATCTCTAAAG TTCTATTGTCCATCTGCTCACTGTTATGTGATCCAAACCCAGATGATCCATTAGTGCCAGAGATAGCACGTATCTATAAAACAGACAATGAAAA GTATAATAAACTAGCCAGGGAATGGACAGAGAAATATGCCATGTTATAG